In Candidatus Sulfurimonas marisnigri, a single genomic region encodes these proteins:
- the glnA gene encoding type I glutamate--ammonia ligase, with the protein MGKFVNNTEEFFTFCEENDVQFVDFRFTDIKGAWHHVTYRMSAVNAGQLNGGLPFDGSSIDAWQPINKSDMLLKPDVASAFLDPFTADPTIIVFCDVYDIYKNQAYERCPRSIAKAALKHADSLGIADAAYFGPENEFFMFDSVTFVDNINEAGYKVDSEEGEWNSNNPYPENYNTGHRPGTKGGYFPVAPTDSAVDIRAEMMQVLEQVGLEVILGHHEVAQAQHEIGIVFSDIIGAADNVQKYKYVVKMIAHLNGKTATFMPKPMFGDNGNGMHVHQSLWKDGKNLFYKEGNYANVSEMGLNYVGGIFKHARSVAAFTNPTTNSYKRLLPGFEAPSVLTYSSQNRSAACRIPYGAGEMATRVEMRFPDSTACPYLAFAVMMMAGLDGIQNKEVPIGPMDEDLYELSLDEIREKGIPQMPHTLRGSLEALIRDNEFLKPVFTDEFLDAYRHYRFERDVWPDEGRPTAYEFKTTYQC; encoded by the coding sequence ATGGGAAAATTTGTTAACAATACAGAAGAGTTTTTTACTTTTTGTGAAGAGAATGATGTTCAATTTGTAGATTTTAGATTTACAGACATTAAAGGTGCATGGCACCATGTTACATATAGAATGAGTGCTGTAAATGCTGGTCAACTTAATGGTGGACTACCATTTGACGGCTCATCTATTGATGCTTGGCAACCAATCAACAAATCAGACATGCTTTTAAAACCTGATGTTGCGTCTGCCTTTTTAGACCCTTTTACTGCTGATCCTACCATTATTGTTTTTTGTGATGTTTATGATATTTACAAAAACCAAGCTTATGAGAGATGTCCACGTTCAATCGCTAAAGCCGCTCTTAAACATGCTGACTCTTTAGGTATCGCTGATGCTGCATACTTTGGTCCGGAAAATGAATTTTTTATGTTTGACAGTGTAACTTTTGTTGATAACATCAATGAAGCTGGTTATAAAGTAGATAGTGAAGAGGGCGAATGGAACTCTAACAATCCATATCCAGAAAATTACAACACAGGTCACAGACCAGGAACTAAGGGTGGTTACTTCCCAGTAGCTCCAACTGATAGTGCTGTTGACATTCGTGCTGAAATGATGCAAGTTCTAGAGCAAGTTGGTCTTGAAGTTATTTTGGGTCACCACGAAGTTGCTCAAGCTCAACATGAAATCGGTATTGTTTTCTCTGATATCATCGGTGCAGCTGACAATGTTCAAAAATACAAATACGTTGTAAAAATGATAGCTCACCTTAATGGTAAGACTGCTACGTTTATGCCTAAACCAATGTTTGGTGACAACGGTAACGGTATGCATGTTCACCAATCACTATGGAAAGATGGTAAAAACCTTTTCTATAAAGAGGGAAATTATGCAAATGTTTCTGAGATGGGTCTTAACTATGTTGGCGGTATCTTTAAACATGCACGTTCAGTTGCAGCGTTTACTAATCCAACTACAAACTCATACAAAAGATTACTACCAGGATTTGAAGCTCCAAGCGTTTTAACTTACTCTTCTCAAAACCGTTCTGCTGCTTGTCGTATCCCTTATGGCGCTGGAGAAATGGCAACTCGTGTTGAGATGAGATTCCCAGATTCTACTGCTTGTCCTTATTTAGCTTTCGCAGTTATGATGATGGCTGGACTTGATGGTATCCAAAACAAAGAGGTTCCAATCGGTCCAATGGATGAGGATTTATATGAGCTTTCTCTTGATGAGATTCGTGAAAAAGGTATTCCTCAAATGCCTCACACACTTCGTGGTTCATTAGAGGCTCTTATTCGTGATAATGAGTTCTTAAAACCTGTATTTACTGATGAGTTTTTAGATGCTTACAGACACTACAGATTTGAAAGAGATGTATGGCCTGATGAAGGTCGTCCAACTGCTTACGAGTTTAAAACAACTTACCAGTGTTAG
- a CDS encoding sensor histidine kinase, with protein MKSNPFIKPSVEIKRRKNPQGEYSHLKTAELLDAVRESANSTYRADLDILLDIFLKRYDQRQQELDNLNRDLEARIKTEVNLGKVNQKRFEQQAKMAAMGEMMDAVAHQWKQPLNALSMMSDMLRYDFESELVDKAYIDEMTNDTQIQIEHMITTLNEFRNFFRPRETKESFGIKRCVQSVMLLVNDEFLINNISIHVDSDKEIIIHGIENEFKHLVLNIINNAKDAFNERDTKQRDIFITFNKEDDFVHVDIQDTAGGIPLNVINDIFKPEVTTKEVGKGTGIGLYMSMQIAQKLGGSLSVKNINSGACFSLQIPL; from the coding sequence ATGAAATCAAATCCTTTTATAAAACCATCAGTTGAAATAAAACGTCGTAAGAATCCACAAGGTGAATATTCACACCTCAAAACTGCCGAACTTCTTGACGCGGTTAGAGAGAGCGCAAACTCTACTTATCGTGCAGACTTAGATATACTCCTAGATATTTTTTTAAAACGATATGATCAACGTCAGCAAGAGTTAGATAATTTAAACAGGGATTTAGAAGCCCGCATTAAAACAGAAGTCAATCTTGGTAAGGTAAACCAAAAACGCTTTGAACAACAAGCAAAAATGGCAGCTATGGGTGAGATGATGGATGCTGTCGCTCACCAATGGAAACAACCACTAAACGCACTCTCAATGATGTCTGACATGTTAAGATATGACTTTGAAAGTGAACTTGTTGACAAAGCTTATATAGATGAGATGACGAACGATACACAGATTCAAATAGAACATATGATTACAACTCTTAATGAGTTTAGAAACTTTTTTAGACCAAGAGAGACAAAAGAGAGTTTTGGTATAAAAAGATGTGTACAATCTGTTATGCTTCTAGTAAATGATGAATTTTTAATAAACAATATAAGCATACATGTAGACAGTGATAAAGAGATAATTATACATGGAATTGAAAATGAGTTTAAACATTTAGTTTTAAATATAATCAATAATGCAAAAGATGCTTTTAATGAGCGGGATACTAAACAAAGAGATATATTTATTACTTTTAATAAAGAAGATGATTTTGTACATGTAGATATTCAAGATACAGCAGGTGGAATTCCATTAAATGTAATCAATGATATATTTAAACCAGAAGTTACTACAAAAGAAGTTGGAAAAGGGACAGGGATAGGTCTGTATATGAGTATGCAGATAGCTCAAAAACTTGGCGGTTCACTCTCTGTAAAAAATATAAATAGTGGTGCCTGTTTTTCACTCCAAATTCCTTTGTAA